CGGTCTTGATCAGGCGTTTGAGCGGTCGGCGCGTGCATAGGCCTTCAGGACGGCTCTATCATATCGACTATCAGCCACCCCGGGTGGCTGATAGAGATGATATCACTGGAGAGCCCTTAAACACGCGGCCTGATGATGATGAAGCGACCATTCGGCAACGGTTAATGATCTACCAAGCACAGACCGTCCCGTTGATCGCCTACTATCAGCAACAGGCTTTACAAGGCAGAACGCGTTATGTAGCGCTTGAGGCTAATCAGCCAGCGGTGGCTGTCAGTGCGCAGCTGTTAGCACTCTTCCCACAGCAGACAGCCTAACTTCCCTAGGTGAGTGAGTAGGAGCTAAGAGGAATGAGTCTTACCAAAGCGGGTGTACTGCTGGTCAACTTAGGGACCCCTAGTGCGGCGACGCCAAAGGCCATTAGAGCCTTTCTGGGGCCGTTTTTAAGTGATCGCCGGGTGATCGATCTGCCCCGTTGCTTATGGTATCCCCTACTGTATGGTGTGGTGCTGCCGCGGCGCTGCGCCAAGCTGGCTCAGCGCTATCAGGCAATCTGGTTACCCGAAGGATCGCCGCTGCTGGTGTATAGCCGCCGTCAACAACAGGCGCTAGCCGCCTGTTTAGGTTCGGAGATCCCGGTCGGGTTAGGGATGACCTATGGCGAGCCTTCACTGGCCAGCGCCTTAGAGCGCTTGTTGGCACAAGGGATCACAGCGCTAGTGGTGCTGCCGCTGTTTCCGCAATACTCTAGCACCACCACCGCAGCGGTGTGGGATTGTTTAGCACAAGCCCTGCAGCGTTATCGTCGCTTGCCTAAACTCCACTTTATCCGTGATTATGCTACACACCCACTGTTTATTCAGGCACTACAGCAGTCGATCCAGCAGGCTTTTTCACAGCACGGCGCACCGGATCGGCTACTGTTTTCCTATCATGGCATCCCACAGCGCTATGTGCAGCAGGGGGATGACTATCCACAACGCTGCCAAGCGACCACTGAGGCCGTGGTCGCTAAGCTATCGCTGCTCCCAGAGCAGTGGGCCATGAGCTATCAATCTCGGTTTGGCTACGCTGCTTGGTTACAGCCCTATACCGTTGAACAGTTACACCGTTTAGCTCAGCAGGGGGTACGGAACCTCCAGGTGATCTGTCCTGCTTTCTCGAGTGACTGTTTAGAGACCTTAGAAGAGATCACTCAGGAGGCGCGGGACATTTTTCTAAAAGCTGGCGGAGCGAGTTTCCACTATATCCCGGCGCTCAATGATACTTCGGCCCATATCCAACTATTACAGGCCTTGGTCACCGAGACCTTAGCGGGTTGATGGCGGCTGAATAACTGGGCGCTTAGGCGCAGATTTGGGGAGCAGCAGTGCAGTGAGTCCCAGAAGGGTGAAATAGGAACAGCAGTGATAAACAGACTGAAGGCCTGTTTTGTCTGCTAACTGGCCTAGGAGCGCTGCGCCAATGCCGCCCATTCCGGCGGTAAAACCAAAGAACAGTCCAGAAATCATCCCTATCCTGCCAGGGACTAATTCTTGTGCATAGACCAAAATGGCTGAAAAAGCAGAGGCTAAAATCACGCCAATCAGTAGGGTTAACGGCAGTGTCCACGCCAAGTGAACGTAAGGAAGGAGTAGTGCCAACGGAATAATTCCTAGCATAGATCCCACGATGACGACTCTACGACCTAGGCGCTTCGCCAAGGGGCCACCGATGAGGGTCCCCACGGCTACAGAGAGCAGAAAGTAGCAGAATTTAAGTTGCGCGGCGGAGATAGGGAGTTGAAAGTGATCCATGAGGTAAAAAATATAGTAACTATAAAAACTGAATAAATAAATATATTTGGTAAACATGAGCAGCAGGAGCAATCCCAGTGGCCAGGCCACGGCAGACCACCTGAAAGCAGGATCGTAGCGTCCACAATGGCTAAGGTTCGCGAACTGTTGAGTGGGTTGTTTTGACCAGTGGCTAATGGGTAGCAGCATAGAGAAAGCCATGAGCACCGCCACCGTAAACCACAGGATAGCCAGTCTGCCATAAGGAATAATCACTAGGGCTGCTAAAGGGCCGAGCATGCTTCCAAAGTTACCTCCGAGCTGAAAGAGTGATTGCGTTAACTCGTACTGACCACCGGAGGCCATCCGGGTGAGTCGTGAAGCTTCGGGATGAAAAATAGCGGATCCAACCCCCGCTAAAGTAATTGCGAACACTAGGAGGTAAAAATCGGCAGAACAAGCGATCAGAGTGAGACCAATCAATAGCAACAGCATACTGACCAACAGTGCATAGGGCTGGGGATAGCGATCAATCACCCAACCAATGAGCGGTTGTAGAAAGGAGGAGGCCATTTGATAAGTGAATGTAAGCAAACCGATATCACTAAAGGAGAGTGCAAACTCGCTTTTTAATAGGGGATAGATCGCTACAATTAAGGATTGGACTAGATCGTTAAGCAAGTGAACAAGGCTAATACCGCCCACAATGGCTAGAGTCAACGCTGTAGGAGGCTTACTCATCAGGGACTTTGACATAGGTGTTGTATTCCAAATTAGCGGTAGGCCGCTGTTATAGTCTAGTCATGATTGGGCCATCTAGCGGACAAATTGCCTAGGCTAGAGGGGGAAGCTGTTTTCAAACGTTTACAGCAGTGAGGGATGCCTTATCGATCGCCACTAGAGCACTATTGATGATCCTAGTGGTGGTAGTGGTTGCTGATCAAGCCAAGCCAATCCTTGCCGCATGCACAACCGACCTTCGATAAACCAACGCACTGCCAAGGGATAAATCTGCCACTCTTGTTGTTGAACTCGGGCGCTGATCGTCTCCAGAGAATCCTGGGGGTCAATCGGCACTCGAGCTTGTAACACAATAGGACCCCCATCGAGCTGAGCGGTGACAAAATGTACGGTCGCCCCGTGCTGCCGATCACCACTCTCCAGGGCTCGCTGATGTGTATTCAATCCCGGATATTTCGGGAGTAATGAGGGATGAATATTCAGGATCTGCTGAGGGAATTCCTCTAGAAACGTGGCCCCCAGGAGGCGCATAAAACCAGCCAGTACCACGAGATCAGGTTGATAAGCCGCCACCGTCTGGGTTAATAAGTGATCATATTCGGCCCGGCTCAGAAGGGCTGGGCGGCTTAGCGCCACCGCCGGGATCCCGGCCTGTTCTGCCCGAGTCAAGCCGTAGGCTTGTGGCTGATCGCTAATGACGGCGCTGATCTGTGCCGGGATACGGCCCTGTTGGCAGGCTTCGATCAGTGCTTGCAGATTGCTGCCCTGGCCTGAGATCAGCACCACTATTTTTTTCATGATGAAGCTCACCGACTGATCAAGCGGTTTTGGAGCGGATAATCACCGGTTGCGGCCCCTCGCGTTTGACAATATTACCGATGATCCAAGCCTGCTCACCTAAATCGTGCAGTAGCGTCAGGGCGCTATCCACTTGGGCGGCTGGCAGCATCACCAGCATGCCGACGCCACAGTTAAAGGTGCGGTACATTTCATACAAAGTGATCTCCCCCTGTTGTTGTATCCAGTGAAAGAGGGCGGGCCATGACCAGCTGGCTTGCTCAAGGACCGCTTGTAATCCATTGGGTAAGATTCTCGGGATATTATCCCAAAAACCGCCGCCGGTAATATGCACTAGGGCATGGATGTCACACTGTTTGAGCAAATTCAGTATTGAAGCGACATAAATCCGGGTAGGTTCCAGCAGATGCTGCACTAAAGGCCGCCCTTCCAGCAGTGCGGTGGCGGGATCAACCGTGGCGCTTTCTAAAATTTTATGGATTAAGGAGAAGCCATTGGCATGGGGACCGCTGGAAGCGAGCGCCAGGATGAGATCCCCCTCACAGACTTGGCTGCCATCCATTATCTGCGAGCGCTCGACGATGCCGACGCAGAAACCCGCCAGATCATACTCGCTAGGGTGATACATGCCGGGCATTTCAGCAGTTTCCCCACCGACCAACGCACAGCGTGCCTGTTGGCAACCCTCAGCAATGCCGGCAATCACTTGGGTGGCGATTTCAACCTCTAGACGACTGGTCGCATAGTAATCGAGGAAAAACAGGGGTTCAGCGCCTTGAACAATCAGATCATTGACACACATAGCGACCAGATCGATGCCGATGGTGTGATGCTGCGCTTGGGCAATGGCTAAGCGCAATTTGGTTCCCACCCCATCGGTCGCCGAAACCAGTACTGGTTCACGGTACTGTGGTGGGATGGCACAGAGCGCCGCAAATCCGCCGAGCCCGCCGATGACTTCCGGTCGATGAGTTTTTTTGGCCAAGGGCCCGATACGTCGGACTAACGCATTGCCGGCATCGATATCGACACCCGCTTGTTTATAATTTAACGGAGGTGTGGCCACAAGGGTCCCCTACTGATGGTGGTGCCGTTTTGGCAAGTCAGTATGAGCTCCTCAGCGCGTCGTGGGCAGCTATAGCGTGGGGAGCGCTCATTCGAGCAGGTGGCAACCGCTGGGCGGGGTTAGCCTCTGATTGAATGAGCGCTCATTCTAACAAAATAGGGGGAATTCTCTACTGCTCTCTTTCGTTTCAGGGTGTAAAAGAGGCTGCTGTTTTCCTGTCTGCTAGGTTCATGTTAAAATCGCTGGTATGACAGTGTCATTGACTGAGGTCCCTCTGGATCATCCCACACAGTTGTCGTTGCCGCTCTATTTCCCAGATAATGAGACGTTTGCTAATTTTTACCCCGGGAAAAACCGGCAGTTACTGGAGGCTATCACCACTTGCCTGCAGCAGCGCGGTGGCTATCTCTATTTTTGGTCACACCCCGGTGCAGGCCGAAGCCACCTATTAAAGGCTGCTTGTGCACAACTGTCAACCCAAGGGAGTGCCGTCACTTATCTTCCCTTAGACAGACGCCAGAGTTTCTCACCGGATCTACTAGAGGGTATGGAGCATTTAGCCTTGGTCTGTATTGATAATGTAGAGGCGATTGCTGGAGATAGCGCTTGGGAATTAGCGCTGTTTGATCTCTATAATCGCATCCGGGAGCAGGGGAGCACTCGACTGCTGATGGCGGCTAATCAAGCACCACGGCAACTGAAACTAACGCTCGCTGATCTCGCTTCTAGGCTCGATTGGGGGCCAATTTATAAGCTGCAGCCCTTGGCCGATCAGGATAAATTACAAGCTTTACAACTGCGAGCCCACTGGCGGGGATTTGAACTGCCCGAGGATGTGGGGCAGTTTTTGATTAAACGGTTACGCCGTGATCTGCGATCACTATTTGGCGTCCTGGATTGCCTGGATCAAGCCTCGATGGTAGCCCATCGTAAACTCACCATTCCCTTTGTTAAAACCATCCTTCATTTATAAGGGCCAGATAGCGCTGGCGGTTGTTGGCATGAAGAGCTGCTGGTAGAGCTGCTGCGCGAAGCCGTCCGTCATTCCAGCGATATAGTCGGCGATCACCCGCTGTGGATTGCCTGGCTGTTCAGCAGCTCGCTGCCAACGCTGGCGGCTATGCTCCGGTAGCAGACGTTCCGGCTCGCTATTGAAGGCCGCAAACAGCCCTCTAATCAGCTGCTGCCCTTGATACTCTAAGCGTTGCACCAGCGTATTCTGGATGACAAAGTGGTCGACCAGCTGCATGCAGAGTATTAACGCCTCATTGAGGGGCGGGGTTAGGGTGGCTGTAAAAGCAAACAGTGGCGTGTCAAAGGCTGGTTCGAACGGTTGTAGGGTCACATCGCTGATCAGCCGGTTGACCAAGGCCCCAATGGCCTGTTTACGTTGGTGGTGCTCGCCGGAAAACAGCTGCTGGGTGAGCGTTGGTAGCTGCGCTGTTAACCAGGGATCACCACACAGTATCAGCGGCTGTGCAATCGACTGCCACTGCTGTGCTGTAATCAATCCCAACACAATGGCATCTTCTAAGTCATGGATCCCGTAAGCGATATCATCGGCTAGCGATAGGATTGCACAATCTAAGATCACCAGCGGGGTGGTTGAGGGCTCAGGGTTTCGGGTTAAGCGCTGTTGATCACGGTGACTCAGCGGTTGGAGAATCCACGCCAAGCAGGCTGCCTCCTCTTGATAGAGCGCTTTGAGCGGTTTGCACAGTGTCAACGGGGGTTGAGGGGGCACGGTCGGGCGATCCACAGGCAGACTAGGGGCTCGTAGTCGTGGATATTTTAATAACCCCAGCAGGGTACGCCGGGTCAAGTTCATCCCGTGCTGCTCGCTATAGGGCTCCAACTGGGTGACAATGCGCAAGGTTTGTGCATTGGCCTCAAAGCCCCCGTAGGGCTGCATCAGGGTATTCAGTACCGTTTCTCCCCCATGACCAAAGGGGGGATGCCCGATATCATGGGCCAGTGCCAGGCTTTCGATAAGCCGTGGCTCAGGCAGGTGCGCGGCCTCATTTGGATAGCAGTGCTGCAGCTGGGTGAGTAAGCCGACGCCAATTTGTGCCACCTCTAGCGAGTGGGTTAGGCGAGTGCGATAAAAATCATGCTGTCCAGCGCCGAATACTTGGGTTTTTCCCTGTAGCCGCCTCAGGGCAGCCGAGTGCAAAATACGGCTGTAGTCCCGTTCACAGGGGGAGCGCCAATCATCCCGGCGAGCGTGCTGCTCGCGGCCCCAGCGGGCGGCCCAAGGGTTATGATCAGAGGCTCTCATTTTGATTAAGCTCATCCAATGAGAGATTAAAACTGGGGACAAAGTGGCGCATAAAGTACGCTACCGCCGGGCTTTGCCAGGTCGCTAATTTGGTTTGTATCACCGTTTTGGCCGCTTTAAATTCATGATTACCGGCCTGTAG
This genomic stretch from unidentified bacterial endosymbiont harbors:
- the hda gene encoding DnaA inactivator Hda yields the protein MTEVPLDHPTQLSLPLYFPDNETFANFYPGKNRQLLEAITTCLQQRGGYLYFWSHPGAGRSHLLKAACAQLSTQGSAVTYLPLDRRQSFSPDLLEGMEHLALVCIDNVEAIAGDSAWELALFDLYNRIREQGSTRLLMAANQAPRQLKLTLADLASRLDWGPIYKLQPLADQDKLQALQLRAHWRGFELPEDVGQFLIKRLRRDLRSLFGVLDCLDQASMVAHRKLTIPFVKTILHL
- a CDS encoding anti-phage deoxyguanosine triphosphatase; this translates as MRASDHNPWAARWGREQHARRDDWRSPCERDYSRILHSAALRRLQGKTQVFGAGQHDFYRTRLTHSLEVAQIGVGLLTQLQHCYPNEAAHLPEPRLIESLALAHDIGHPPFGHGGETVLNTLMQPYGGFEANAQTLRIVTQLEPYSEQHGMNLTRRTLLGLLKYPRLRAPSLPVDRPTVPPQPPLTLCKPLKALYQEEAACLAWILQPLSHRDQQRLTRNPEPSTTPLVILDCAILSLADDIAYGIHDLEDAIVLGLITAQQWQSIAQPLILCGDPWLTAQLPTLTQQLFSGEHHQRKQAIGALVNRLISDVTLQPFEPAFDTPLFAFTATLTPPLNEALILCMQLVDHFVIQNTLVQRLEYQGQQLIRGLFAAFNSEPERLLPEHSRQRWQRAAEQPGNPQRVIADYIAGMTDGFAQQLYQQLFMPTTASAIWPL
- the purM gene encoding phosphoribosylformylglycinamidine cyclo-ligase, with amino-acid sequence MATPPLNYKQAGVDIDAGNALVRRIGPLAKKTHRPEVIGGLGGFAALCAIPPQYREPVLVSATDGVGTKLRLAIAQAQHHTIGIDLVAMCVNDLIVQGAEPLFFLDYYATSRLEVEIATQVIAGIAEGCQQARCALVGGETAEMPGMYHPSEYDLAGFCVGIVERSQIMDGSQVCEGDLILALASSGPHANGFSLIHKILESATVDPATALLEGRPLVQHLLEPTRIYVASILNLLKQCDIHALVHITGGGFWDNIPRILPNGLQAVLEQASWSWPALFHWIQQQGEITLYEMYRTFNCGVGMLVMLPAAQVDSALTLLHDLGEQAWIIGNIVKREGPQPVIIRSKTA
- the purN gene encoding phosphoribosylglycinamide formyltransferase; amino-acid sequence: MKKIVVLISGQGSNLQALIEACQQGRIPAQISAVISDQPQAYGLTRAEQAGIPAVALSRPALLSRAEYDHLLTQTVAAYQPDLVVLAGFMRLLGATFLEEFPQQILNIHPSLLPKYPGLNTHQRALESGDRQHGATVHFVTAQLDGGPIVLQARVPIDPQDSLETISARVQQQEWQIYPLAVRWFIEGRLCMRQGLAWLDQQPLPPLGSSIVL
- a CDS encoding MFS transporter, whose translation is MSKSLMSKPPTALTLAIVGGISLVHLLNDLVQSLIVAIYPLLKSEFALSFSDIGLLTFTYQMASSFLQPLIGWVIDRYPQPYALLVSMLLLLIGLTLIACSADFYLLVFAITLAGVGSAIFHPEASRLTRMASGGQYELTQSLFQLGGNFGSMLGPLAALVIIPYGRLAILWFTVAVLMAFSMLLPISHWSKQPTQQFANLSHCGRYDPAFRWSAVAWPLGLLLLLMFTKYIYLFSFYSYYIFYLMDHFQLPISAAQLKFCYFLLSVAVGTLIGGPLAKRLGRRVVIVGSMLGIIPLALLLPYVHLAWTLPLTLLIGVILASAFSAILVYAQELVPGRIGMISGLFFGFTAGMGGIGAALLGQLADKTGLQSVYHCCSYFTLLGLTALLLPKSAPKRPVIQPPSTR
- the hemH gene encoding ferrochelatase, yielding MSLTKAGVLLVNLGTPSAATPKAIRAFLGPFLSDRRVIDLPRCLWYPLLYGVVLPRRCAKLAQRYQAIWLPEGSPLLVYSRRQQQALAACLGSEIPVGLGMTYGEPSLASALERLLAQGITALVVLPLFPQYSSTTTAAVWDCLAQALQRYRRLPKLHFIRDYATHPLFIQALQQSIQQAFSQHGAPDRLLFSYHGIPQRYVQQGDDYPQRCQATTEAVVAKLSLLPEQWAMSYQSRFGYAAWLQPYTVEQLHRLAQQGVRNLQVICPAFSSDCLETLEEITQEARDIFLKAGGASFHYIPALNDTSAHIQLLQALVTETLAG